In Mercenaria mercenaria strain notata chromosome 14, MADL_Memer_1, whole genome shotgun sequence, the following are encoded in one genomic region:
- the LOC128548207 gene encoding uncharacterized protein LOC128548207 codes for MVGTGSTYEKLSDSRLVWLCLRCGLPNYSGRLMDSLNTLADTNSFSVTEQHSSNITPDHHISDPKNISEHTKSPNRSYQHMKPKFTSTPKNTKTIPQPCEKAKTNDNSIPYKVNTGKVNDERVTILNINCRSIRNKIPEFHLLLDQIKPDVIAFTETWLKPDISSSEIFPEDNQFQVFRDDRTSGKGGGVMLAVSNRFVCEEQPDLKTDPDCNIVWTKLNIPGVKTIYLSAFYKPHENDQNSLLSLWNSLQNVPRNSIVWILGDLNMPDIDWTSGTVRDSCKFKSLYEQFLENLTNFNLDQVVKEPTRENNVLDLFLTNQPSQVHSTKILPSLGSSDHNTVFHEMNIKTGRPRQVKREIKQFKKANWDSFKSDLNEYFKNVFVKHSSNDPNILWEKFKNKVDELSSKYIPTKMTKPRSDLPWVTKKIIKRIHKRDKLHTKCKNAKGKEHYSKMRQRLTILKATIQREIRKSYWEYLESVIFSNDSETGSES; via the exons ATGGTAGGGACAGGCAGCACATACGAAAAACTCTCCGATTCTCGGCTTGTCTGGTTGTGTTTGCGCTGTGGCCTCCCTAACTATTCTGGACGTCTGATGGACTCGTTGAATACTCTAGCAGATACCAACAGCTTTTCTGTTACAGAACAGCATTCCTCTAATATCACACCTGACCATCACATATCAGATCCCAAAAACATCTCGGAACATACTAAATCACCAAACAGATCATACCAGCATATGAAACCTAAATTTACATCAACGCCTAAAAATACTAAAACCATACCACAACCTTGTGAAAAAGCTAAAACAAATGATAACAGTATCCCATATAAAGTTAACACAGGAAAAGTTAATGATGAACGTGTAAccattttgaatataaattgcagatctataagaaataaaattccagaatttCACCTTCTATTAGACCAGATAAAACCTGATGTCATCGCGTTCACTGAAACATGGTTGAAACCAGATATTTCTTCTTCTGAAATTTTTCCCGAAGATAACCAATTTCAAGTTTTTAGAGATGATAGAACCAGTGGTAAAGGGGGTGGTGTAATGTTAGCTGTTTCCAATAGATTTGTTTGTGAGGAACAACCTGACTTAAAGACTGATCCAGATTGTAACATAGTATGGACAAAATTAAACATTCCAGGGGTCAAAACTATCTACTTATCAGCATTTTACAAACCGCATGAAAATGATCAAAATAGCCTGTTGTCCCTGTGGAACTCTCTACAGAATGTACCTAGAAATAGTATAGTTTGGATACTAGGCGATTTAAACATGCCTGATATAGATTGGACGTCTGGTACAGTTAGGGAttcttgtaaatttaaatcattatatgaacaatttttGGAAAATCTTACAAATTTCAACCTGGATCAGGTAGTAAAAGAACCCACAAGAGAAAACAATGTTCTTGATCTATTCTTGACAAATCAACCTTCTCAAGTTCATTCTACCAAAATATTACCCAGTCTTGGATCGTCAGATCATAATACAGTCTTTCATGAAATGAACATTAAAACTGGTAGACCTCGTCAAGTAAAACGtgaaatcaaacaatttaaaaaagctAACTGGGATTCATTCAAGTCTGATCTCaatgaatactttaaaaatgtttttgttaaacatTCATCTAATGACCCAAACATACtgtgggaaaaatttaaaaataaagtcgATGAGCTATCAAGTAAATACATACCAACTAAAATGACTAAACCCAGAAGTGATCTTCCCTGGGTAACAAAAAAGATCATCAAAAGGATACATAAAAGAGATAAACTACACACTAAATGTAAAAACGCTAAAGGAAAAGAACATTATAGCAAAATGAGACAGCGACTTACTATTCTTAAAGCCACCATTCAAAGAGAAATACGCAAATCATACTGGGAATATTTAGAATCGGTAATCTTTTCTAATGACTCAGAgactg GATCTGAATCCTAA